The Nostoc sp. 'Lobaria pulmonaria (5183) cyanobiont' genome window below encodes:
- a CDS encoding FAD-dependent oxidoreductase, whose product MKQIEAVVGNINDLNDGEMRQVSVGETEILLSRIDGKFYAVGAHCTHYKAPLAEGVLSGHHVVCPWHNAYYDVTTGDQQEPPGLDALACYKVRIEGENVIVSVPEDTKGLRSPAMAKFDPNVDGRTFAILGAGAAGVHAAETLRVAGYQGRIVMITQDNKLPYDRTKLTKDYFIGKTSAEEMPLRSPDFFKEHAIEVLLNKRVEQVQTTAKTIAFTDSDTGASSDSLTYDALLVATGGKPRQLDIPGADLQNILTLRSFQDTDRILTTIKQKGQAVVIGSSFIGMETAAGLRQHGLEVTVVSPDSVPFKKILGEEIGKLFQQVHEKNGVSFKFGRKAVQFEGSDKVEAVILDNGDRLKADIVIVGIGVQPATDFLQGIDLHPKDGSVVVDEYLRAGDGIYAAGDIAHYPDWRTNESIRVEHWRVAAQQGRIAAQNMTGKAVKFRGLPLFWTMQFDFPLRYIGHAQSWDEIIVDGDLQKQEFIAFYLKNNQVLAVATSHQDTETAAISELMRLNQMLTVDELRRGTVDLINRGQPEVSSKR is encoded by the coding sequence ATGAAACAGATAGAAGCAGTTGTTGGTAACATCAACGATTTAAATGATGGCGAAATGCGACAAGTGTCTGTCGGCGAGACAGAAATTTTATTAAGTCGTATAGATGGAAAGTTTTATGCCGTCGGCGCACACTGCACTCATTATAAAGCGCCACTGGCTGAAGGGGTACTGAGTGGACATCATGTTGTTTGCCCCTGGCACAATGCCTATTATGACGTAACGACTGGCGACCAACAAGAGCCACCTGGTTTGGATGCTTTAGCTTGTTATAAAGTACGCATTGAAGGTGAAAATGTCATTGTCAGCGTACCAGAGGACACTAAAGGATTGCGATCGCCGGCAATGGCGAAATTCGACCCTAATGTTGATGGGCGGACATTTGCGATCTTAGGCGCAGGGGCAGCGGGTGTCCATGCCGCAGAAACTTTGCGAGTAGCTGGATATCAAGGGCGAATCGTGATGATTACTCAAGATAACAAGCTACCCTACGATCGCACCAAGCTGACTAAAGACTACTTCATTGGTAAGACATCCGCAGAGGAAATGCCTTTGCGATCGCCTGATTTCTTCAAAGAACACGCGATTGAAGTGCTGTTGAATAAGCGAGTTGAACAGGTGCAAACAACGGCAAAAACGATCGCCTTTACCGATAGCGACACAGGCGCGTCTAGTGATTCATTAACCTATGATGCCTTACTAGTAGCAACAGGAGGAAAACCACGCCAGCTAGATATTCCCGGTGCAGACTTGCAAAACATTTTGACATTACGTAGTTTTCAAGATACAGATCGCATCTTGACAACCATCAAGCAAAAAGGACAAGCGGTAGTCATTGGCTCCAGTTTTATCGGCATGGAAACGGCAGCTGGGCTGAGGCAGCATGGCTTAGAAGTAACTGTTGTTTCACCGGATTCTGTACCTTTTAAGAAAATTCTGGGCGAGGAAATTGGCAAACTATTTCAGCAAGTCCATGAGAAAAACGGCGTTTCCTTTAAGTTTGGTAGGAAAGCGGTGCAATTTGAGGGTAGTGACAAGGTTGAAGCTGTAATTTTAGATAATGGCGATCGCTTAAAAGCAGATATTGTAATTGTCGGAATTGGCGTACAGCCTGCAACAGACTTTCTTCAGGGTATCGATTTGCATCCTAAAGATGGCAGTGTTGTTGTTGATGAATACTTGCGTGCAGGTGATGGCATCTATGCCGCAGGTGATATTGCCCATTATCCCGATTGGCGGACAAACGAATCGATTCGGGTTGAACATTGGCGAGTCGCAGCACAGCAGGGGCGAATTGCCGCTCAGAACATGACAGGGAAAGCAGTCAAATTTAGAGGGCTTCCTTTATTCTGGACAATGCAATTCGACTTTCCGTTACGCTACATCGGACACGCCCAAAGTTGGGATGAAATAATTGTCGATGGGGATTTGCAAAAACAGGAATTTATCGCTTTTTATCTGAAAAACAATCAAGTCTTAGCAGTTGCAACCAGCCATCAAGATACAGAAACAGCAGCGATTTCAGAATTGATGCGCTTGAACCAGATGTTAACTGTTGATGAATTACGGCGTGGTACAGTTGATTTGATTAACAGAGGACAGCCTGAAGTTAGTAGTAAGCGCTAA
- a CDS encoding SMP-30/gluconolactonase/LRE family protein, with the protein MPEAIEISDDRICALVRPGASLQKLANGAVHSEGPVYFHEDDSVVWSDAHGNRLLHWNSTKNVSVIRDPSDYQSGNYRDLEGRLVACSSGLRAIIRREHDGEWKVLIDRYQDKRLNSPNDLVVKSDNTIWFTDPPYGITEPNQGYGGEQEQPGSYVYCFNPTTGEIYAVVTDMVRPNGLAFSPDESLLYVSDTAAFNIPGGPHHLRVYEVVDNRHVKNGRVFAVIDPGQPDGFRVDEHGNIFTSSQDSVQVYAPDGTKLGKILIPETSTNLTFGGKERDRLFITAGHSLYAIDLNTRGVQL; encoded by the coding sequence ATGCCTGAAGCCATTGAGATTTCTGACGATCGCATCTGTGCCTTAGTACGCCCAGGTGCTTCACTGCAAAAGCTGGCAAACGGTGCAGTCCATAGCGAAGGCCCTGTTTACTTTCACGAAGATGATAGCGTTGTGTGGAGTGACGCTCACGGCAACCGCCTGTTGCACTGGAATTCTACCAAAAACGTCAGTGTTATACGCGACCCATCTGATTACCAAAGCGGTAATTACCGCGACTTAGAGGGTCGTTTGGTTGCGTGTTCCTCCGGTCTGCGGGCTATTATCCGACGCGAACACGATGGGGAATGGAAGGTTTTAATCGATCGCTACCAGGACAAACGCCTGAATAGTCCAAATGATTTGGTAGTCAAAAGTGACAACACGATTTGGTTCACCGATCCGCCTTATGGGATCACCGAGCCAAACCAAGGTTACGGCGGCGAACAGGAACAACCTGGAAGTTACGTATACTGCTTTAACCCGACTACTGGTGAGATTTATGCTGTAGTAACGGATATGGTACGCCCGAATGGGCTGGCTTTCAGTCCAGACGAAAGTTTACTATATGTTTCAGATACAGCTGCGTTTAATATTCCTGGTGGGCCTCATCATCTTCGCGTCTACGAAGTTGTAGATAATCGCCATGTAAAAAATGGGCGTGTGTTTGCAGTCATCGATCCAGGACAACCGGATGGATTTCGGGTTGACGAACATGGCAATATTTTTACTAGTTCTCAAGACAGCGTGCAGGTATACGCCCCAGACGGGACTAAGCTAGGAAAAATTCTCATCCCGGAGACAAGCACTAATCTGACTTTCGGTGGTAAAGAACGCGATCGCTTATTTATCACAGCCGGTCATTCTTTATATGCTATTGACCTTAATACCCGTGGTGTACAACTATGA
- a CDS encoding peptidoglycan-binding domain-containing protein: MNWKILALLPALTLAAALPAYSLTNKSQNTTATTTHIAQSTPQGNMMKKPNAMHKPNAMHKSNSMARRSTGTVLTVGSRGDTVKTAQNSLKQQGFYTASVNGVFDNKTRAAVMKFQKSKGLRADGIIGRRTLAALK, from the coding sequence ATGAATTGGAAAATACTTGCTTTGCTCCCTGCTTTGACTCTAGCAGCTGCTTTGCCTGCTTACTCTTTAACTAATAAAAGTCAAAATACAACGGCTACTACTACCCACATTGCCCAAAGTACTCCGCAAGGCAACATGATGAAAAAGCCTAATGCTATGCACAAGCCTAATGCTATGCACAAGTCTAATAGTATGGCAAGGCGTAGTACTGGTACTGTATTAACAGTAGGCAGCAGGGGAGATACAGTGAAAACTGCTCAGAATTCTTTAAAGCAGCAAGGATTTTATACAGCAAGTGTGAATGGTGTCTTTGATAATAAGACTCGTGCAGCAGTGATGAAATTTCAGAAGTCTAAAGGATTAAGAGCAGACGGAATAATTGGACGCCGGACTTTAGCCGCTCTTAAATAA
- a CDS encoding DoxX family protein, translated as MIYQFGLGVAIAFFLAAFNFPQLGPHLLSSLSFVYLDGFPGLALLLLRVSLGWLFILHGYPKITHLQQWADSLKTPVSLCFLSAASMLGGGIFLMIGFLTLLATLPILCSMIFAIYLDISGSKPFVAQDPYLIPEQQYKGPLGKGEPPSWEKAFMYCVMLIAIAVLGPGAYSLDALIFGR; from the coding sequence ATGATTTATCAATTTGGGCTGGGTGTAGCGATCGCCTTTTTTCTCGCTGCATTTAATTTCCCCCAATTAGGCCCACACTTGTTAAGTTCACTCTCTTTTGTGTATCTTGACGGATTTCCCGGATTGGCACTTTTACTATTAAGAGTTAGCCTTGGCTGGTTGTTTATACTACATGGCTATCCCAAAATAACGCATCTTCAACAATGGGCTGATTCTCTAAAAACGCCTGTTTCTCTTTGCTTTTTATCAGCTGCATCGATGTTAGGTGGGGGAATTTTTCTAATGATTGGATTCCTGACACTCTTAGCAACCTTGCCGATTCTCTGCTCAATGATTTTTGCGATTTATTTAGACATTTCTGGAAGTAAGCCTTTTGTAGCCCAAGATCCATACTTAATTCCTGAACAACAGTATAAAGGGCCTTTAGGAAAAGGTGAACCGCCAAGTTGGGAAAAAGCTTTTATGTACTGCGTCATGCTGATTGCGATCGCGGTTTTAGGCCCTGGAGCTTATTCACTTGATGCTTTAATTTTTGGACGCTGA
- a CDS encoding cytochrome c oxidase subunit II, whose translation MFSFFEYVLIAFYVAGLLIVSRWIGQQAFSWMPPQATAEAQRVDDLFSFLVSIGAFILLGLVGVIVYAIAFHRASPEDYSEGHPSRGNGKLEILWTATPTLLVVWIALQSFNIYQQLDILGLNQIVHLHTPLESAPAYAATVSDVPKPASETIDVFVKQWDWSFRYPNNVTSKELHLPINRSTRLNMQAQDVIHGFYVPEFRLKQDIVPGRKIDIVLTPIRPGKYRLKDSQFSGTYFALMEADVYVESLDKYNQWLAQTVSSETANDKNQAVAENIQPPKTLFKSGWHTITPPQPAIANQRKINNDT comes from the coding sequence ATGTTTAGTTTTTTTGAATATGTACTAATAGCGTTTTATGTCGCAGGGCTGCTAATTGTCAGTCGATGGATTGGACAACAGGCGTTTTCTTGGATGCCTCCCCAGGCGACAGCAGAAGCACAACGCGTAGATGATTTATTTAGCTTTTTAGTCTCAATTGGAGCATTTATTTTGCTGGGGCTTGTTGGTGTTATTGTGTATGCGATCGCTTTCCATCGCGCCAGCCCGGAAGACTACAGCGAGGGACACCCTTCTAGAGGTAATGGGAAGCTAGAAATATTGTGGACAGCGACCCCAACTCTGCTAGTAGTATGGATTGCCTTGCAAAGCTTCAATATTTATCAGCAATTAGATATTTTGGGTCTAAACCAAATTGTGCATTTGCACACACCCCTAGAATCTGCACCCGCCTACGCTGCAACCGTCAGTGATGTCCCCAAACCTGCATCTGAAACAATTGATGTTTTCGTTAAGCAGTGGGATTGGTCTTTCCGCTATCCAAATAATGTTACCAGCAAGGAATTACACTTGCCAATCAATCGCAGCACTCGCTTAAATATGCAAGCCCAGGATGTAATCCACGGTTTCTACGTTCCTGAGTTTCGCTTAAAACAGGATATTGTTCCAGGGCGCAAGATTGACATTGTGCTAACACCCATTCGCCCAGGCAAATATCGACTGAAAGATTCTCAATTCAGTGGTACTTACTTTGCCTTGATGGAGGCAGATGTATACGTTGAATCCCTTGATAAATATAACCAGTGGCTCGCGCAAACGGTATCTAGTGAAACTGCGAACGATAAAAATCAGGCAGTTGCCGAAAATATCCAACCACCAAAGACATTATTTAAAAGCGGCTGGCACACCATCACACCTCCTCAACCTGCTATAGCGAATCAAAGGAAGATAAATAATGACACATGA
- the ctaD gene encoding cytochrome c oxidase subunit I, translating into MTHDMSEAIAKNREHQNDWRQYFSFSTDHKVIGVQYMVMTFIFFLLGGLLAMIIRAELLTPESNLVDRPLYNGLFTMHGTIMIFLWIIPFNAGLSNYLVPLMIGARDMAFPLLNAISFWILPPAGLLLLSSFLLPNGTAQAGWWSYPPVSLQVPGDQFINGEFIWIVSLVLIGISSIMGAVNFVTTIFWMRAPGMTFFRMPVFVWSVFSAQLLQLINLPSLTAALILLLLDLSFGTQFFKPEGSGDPIIYQHLFWFYSHPAVYIMALPAFGIIAEVLPAFSRNPLFGYRSVALASLGIAVVSIFVWVHHMFTSATPDWMRMTFMATSMLVAIPTGVKAFAWTATIWRSKLHLETPMLFAMGGAAMFIFGGVTGVMLAATPFDIHVNNTYFVVGHFHYIVFNTITMAIFAAIYFWFPKITGRMYAEGWGKLHFWLTFIPANITFFSMHPLGLQGMLRRISSYDPQYQGWNVIASLGSFLLGASTLPFIANIVGSWLYGAKAVDNPWHATGLEWTTSSPPPRDNFEEIPVVNRPPYDYGDPKYSFVENSDNAESNR; encoded by the coding sequence ATGACACATGATATGAGTGAAGCTATAGCCAAGAATAGAGAACATCAAAATGACTGGCGGCAATATTTCAGTTTCAGCACCGACCATAAGGTAATCGGTGTTCAGTACATGGTGATGACCTTTATTTTCTTTCTGCTTGGCGGGCTGTTGGCGATGATTATCCGTGCTGAGTTGCTCACCCCGGAATCAAATTTAGTCGATCGCCCCCTCTACAATGGTTTGTTCACCATGCACGGGACAATCATGATTTTCCTGTGGATTATTCCCTTCAATGCAGGTCTTTCTAACTACCTAGTGCCATTGATGATTGGAGCGCGGGACATGGCTTTTCCCCTGCTCAACGCCATCTCTTTTTGGATTTTGCCACCAGCCGGTCTTCTACTACTATCTAGCTTCTTGCTGCCTAACGGGACTGCACAAGCTGGCTGGTGGTCTTATCCACCAGTTAGTCTGCAAGTTCCAGGCGATCAGTTCATTAACGGTGAATTCATTTGGATAGTTAGCCTAGTACTAATCGGCATCTCCTCAATTATGGGGGCTGTCAACTTTGTCACTACTATCTTTTGGATGCGGGCACCAGGGATGACATTTTTTAGAATGCCCGTCTTTGTGTGGTCAGTTTTTAGCGCCCAGTTGTTGCAACTGATTAATTTGCCCTCCTTGACGGCTGCATTGATACTACTGTTGCTTGACCTCTCCTTCGGTACACAATTTTTTAAACCTGAAGGAAGTGGCGATCCCATTATCTACCAACATTTATTCTGGTTCTATTCTCACCCCGCAGTGTATATCATGGCGCTACCAGCCTTCGGTATTATTGCGGAAGTTCTGCCAGCCTTTTCTCGCAATCCTCTATTTGGCTATCGGTCAGTTGCTCTTGCTTCTTTAGGTATCGCTGTAGTCAGCATCTTCGTCTGGGTGCATCACATGTTTACCAGTGCTACCCCCGACTGGATGCGGATGACCTTCATGGCCACCTCGATGTTAGTTGCCATACCCACTGGTGTTAAAGCATTTGCTTGGACTGCCACCATCTGGAGGAGCAAATTGCACCTAGAGACACCAATGTTATTTGCGATGGGAGGTGCAGCGATGTTTATTTTTGGCGGTGTGACTGGTGTGATGCTTGCCGCCACCCCATTTGATATCCACGTCAATAATACTTACTTTGTAGTAGGTCACTTCCACTACATCGTTTTTAATACCATCACAATGGCAATCTTTGCAGCCATTTACTTCTGGTTTCCCAAAATAACTGGCAGGATGTACGCTGAGGGTTGGGGTAAGCTGCATTTCTGGTTGACCTTTATTCCTGCTAATATCACCTTTTTCTCCATGCACCCATTAGGTTTGCAAGGGATGTTACGCCGAATTTCTTCCTACGATCCTCAGTATCAGGGTTGGAACGTCATCGCTAGCCTGGGATCGTTCTTACTAGGAGCATCGACACTGCCCTTTATTGCTAACATTGTCGGTTCCTGGCTATATGGAGCCAAAGCAGTTGATAATCCCTGGCACGCTACGGGATTGGAATGGACAACTTCCTCACCACCTCCGCGAGATAACTTTGAAGAGATTCCTGTTGTCAACAGACCTCCTTACGACTATGGCGATCCAAAATATTCATTCGTGGAAAATTCTGATAATGCTGAGTCAAATCGGTAG
- a CDS encoding DUF2231 domain-containing protein — protein sequence MNWQLIDQLRLRLNANGLPYEIPIHPQLVHLTLGLFILAIVFDIAGALFALEKPIFKFLGLPILRSGFFDVGWYNLIGAAFITFFTVAAGFFELLLANPPIDQKSVWGLTAGWTMLLHGLGGVLLLGAIAAMTVWRGLQRYRWRKDASRQVQWSYLLAGIAILGILFVHGTLGAQLGEEFGIHVTAAKLLQEGKNPNLLPK from the coding sequence ATGAACTGGCAACTGATTGACCAGTTGAGATTGAGGCTGAATGCTAACGGATTACCTTATGAGATTCCGATACATCCGCAACTGGTGCATCTAACATTGGGTTTATTCATTCTTGCGATCGTTTTTGATATTGCCGGAGCGCTTTTTGCTTTAGAAAAACCAATCTTCAAATTTTTGGGTCTGCCTATTCTGCGTTCTGGTTTTTTTGATGTCGGCTGGTATAACCTCATAGGAGCAGCTTTTATAACTTTTTTCACGGTTGCAGCTGGTTTTTTCGAGCTACTGTTAGCAAATCCACCAATCGATCAAAAGAGCGTTTGGGGGTTAACTGCTGGTTGGACGATGCTTTTGCATGGTTTGGGTGGCGTTTTGCTGTTGGGAGCGATCGCAGCCATGACAGTATGGAGAGGTTTACAACGCTATCGCTGGCGCAAGGATGCTTCTAGGCAGGTGCAGTGGAGTTACTTGTTAGCAGGTATTGCAATATTGGGCATCTTGTTTGTCCACGGAACTTTGGGAGCGCAATTGGGAGAAGAGTTTGGAATTCACGTTACTGCTGCGAAGTTACTCCAAGAAGGTAAAAACCCAAATTTACTACCCAAATAA
- a CDS encoding NAD(P)/FAD-dependent oxidoreductase, whose protein sequence is MNSPVYQTVIVGGGFTGLFTALHLAKEHYPRSVILIDQNERFCFKPLLYEYFDGEMDTFQVVPRFSELLKGSGVIFVQDTVQSVDLHQREIKLVSGNSYNYSNLVLALGNVTAYHHLEGAQEYAFPFWTQEDAIALDRHLRDCLQKAVKTEDIEQRRKLLTVVIVGGGASGVEMAATLADLLPHWYSAMGGSSSEIRVVLLNHGQKILDADINDPLRPIAEKELQKRTVPIEILTGAEATAVHPNAIEYKSNNQVNTLATYTTVWTAGTSIHPLIKDLPISQEHRDRRDRPIVTPTMQLLDFPEVFAGGDCAAVENKSLPLTAQVAYQQGANIAQNLKALALGEDLKPAKVNIRGTLLKLGLNNAAANVFNVLEITGESGHLIRQGTYLTLLPTPIHDFKAASEWVDEEIFHHHLDPHDVSKKVVQAVEVVGAGVVGVLVARKLLKMLGSEDKRD, encoded by the coding sequence ATGAACAGCCCAGTTTATCAAACTGTTATTGTCGGTGGTGGCTTCACCGGCTTATTTACAGCCTTACACCTAGCTAAGGAACATTATCCTCGTTCTGTAATTTTGATCGATCAAAATGAACGCTTTTGCTTTAAGCCGTTACTATATGAATATTTCGATGGTGAGATGGATACTTTTCAAGTAGTACCGCGTTTTTCGGAATTGCTTAAAGGTAGCGGTGTCATCTTTGTTCAAGATACAGTGCAATCGGTAGACTTGCATCAACGAGAAATAAAATTAGTTTCGGGAAACTCCTACAACTACAGTAATTTAGTATTAGCTTTGGGTAATGTTACTGCTTATCATCATCTTGAAGGTGCCCAAGAATACGCTTTCCCTTTTTGGACACAAGAAGATGCGATCGCTCTTGACCGTCATTTACGCGACTGTTTACAAAAAGCAGTCAAAACAGAAGATATAGAACAACGCCGGAAACTATTAACAGTAGTCATAGTTGGTGGTGGTGCTTCTGGTGTAGAAATGGCAGCTACTTTAGCAGATTTACTCCCACATTGGTATAGCGCTATGGGAGGAAGTTCTAGTGAAATCCGTGTAGTACTGCTTAATCATGGTCAAAAAATCCTTGATGCCGATATTAACGATCCACTACGCCCAATTGCTGAGAAAGAATTACAAAAGCGCACTGTACCAATTGAAATCCTTACGGGAGCAGAAGCTACTGCTGTTCACCCTAATGCAATTGAATATAAGAGTAATAATCAAGTTAATACACTGGCAACGTATACCACAGTCTGGACAGCTGGTACTTCTATTCATCCACTGATTAAAGATTTACCAATTTCCCAAGAACATCGCGATCGTCGCGATCGCCCCATAGTTACTCCCACAATGCAACTACTTGACTTTCCAGAAGTCTTTGCAGGCGGGGATTGTGCAGCCGTTGAGAATAAATCACTACCGCTAACAGCCCAAGTTGCTTATCAGCAAGGAGCCAATATTGCCCAAAATTTGAAAGCATTAGCGTTGGGCGAAGACCTCAAACCAGCAAAGGTAAATATACGCGGAACTCTCTTAAAATTAGGGTTAAATAATGCTGCTGCTAACGTTTTTAATGTTTTGGAAATTACAGGCGAATCCGGGCATTTAATCCGTCAAGGCACTTATTTAACGCTATTACCAACTCCAATTCATGATTTTAAAGCTGCTAGTGAATGGGTGGATGAAGAGATTTTTCACCACCACCTTGACCCTCATGATGTGAGCAAAAAAGTTGTCCAAGCAGTGGAAGTAGTTGGTGCAGGAGTTGTAGGTGTTTTAGTTGCCAGAAAACTATTGAAAATGTTGGGTTCGGAGGATAAAAGAGACTAG
- a CDS encoding cytochrome c oxidase subunit 3 → MQRGNIHIDESPIRFDRWLRRLPNWLQRFLPSGGGSHQDHHGKGMFGFTVFLLSESIIFLSFIFTYVALRLNTTNWLPPGISGPELSKLVILNTVVLLSSSFVIQPAENALKRNQLGKFRGLWLITIAMGTYFLIGLLIEWKNLDFKITTGLVGSTFYLLTGFHGLHVLAGVVLQIIMLIRSFIPGNYNKTHFGTSATTLFWHFVDVVWVFLFSLIYLWRA, encoded by the coding sequence ATGCAACGTGGCAACATTCATATAGATGAAAGTCCGATCCGTTTTGATCGGTGGCTGCGACGCTTACCGAATTGGTTACAGCGCTTTCTGCCAAGTGGTGGCGGAAGTCATCAAGATCATCATGGCAAAGGAATGTTTGGATTTACTGTGTTCCTGTTGTCAGAAAGTATCATTTTTTTGAGTTTTATCTTTACTTATGTTGCTCTACGACTGAATACTACTAACTGGCTACCACCCGGTATTTCTGGCCCAGAATTGTCTAAACTCGTGATTCTTAATACGGTAGTTTTACTTTCTAGTAGCTTTGTGATCCAACCAGCAGAAAATGCCCTCAAGCGTAATCAACTGGGTAAATTTCGCGGGCTATGGCTGATAACGATCGCAATGGGAACCTACTTTTTAATTGGTCTATTAATTGAGTGGAAAAATCTTGATTTTAAGATTACTACAGGATTAGTTGGTTCCACATTCTATTTGCTGACGGGTTTCCACGGTTTACACGTTCTGGCTGGTGTTGTGCTTCAGATAATTATGCTGATTCGCTCATTCATTCCAGGCAATTATAATAAGACTCACTTCGGTACAAGTGCGACTACACTATTTTGGCACTTTGTAGATGTAGTTTGGGTCTTCCTTTTCTCGCTTATCTACCTTTGGCGGGCATAA
- a CDS encoding SDR family NAD(P)-dependent oxidoreductase, with protein sequence MDLGLKDKVAVITGGDSGIGKATAKLLAREGAKVTIIDKTSESLQLAAEELRKSGEIFTLQADLTQPKEVEAAKKQIIERFGTVHILVHAAGITGATGDFLELSDEEWYKTIEVDLMAAVRTCRAFIGAMRQTGWGRVILISSEDALQPYPEEMPYCACKAAVLNLAKNLSKAYAKDGVLVNAVSPAYIATPMTDAMMEKRSKQLGVSFDQAIDSFLDEQRPHIELKRRGKAEEVAAVIAFLCSEQSSFVVGSNYRVDGGSVASL encoded by the coding sequence ATGGATCTTGGTCTGAAAGATAAAGTTGCTGTAATTACTGGAGGTGATTCTGGCATTGGAAAAGCGACAGCTAAATTGCTCGCTCGTGAAGGTGCAAAGGTTACTATTATCGATAAGACTTCGGAAAGTCTTCAACTGGCGGCTGAAGAGTTGAGAAAGTCTGGAGAAATATTTACACTTCAGGCAGACCTCACTCAGCCCAAAGAAGTCGAAGCTGCTAAAAAGCAAATTATTGAGCGCTTCGGAACAGTTCACATCCTTGTTCATGCAGCAGGAATCACAGGTGCTACGGGAGATTTCCTGGAACTAAGTGATGAAGAGTGGTACAAGACGATTGAGGTTGACTTGATGGCGGCGGTACGCACCTGTCGCGCTTTTATTGGGGCAATGCGTCAAACTGGTTGGGGAAGAGTCATCCTCATTAGTTCGGAAGATGCACTACAGCCCTACCCAGAAGAGATGCCTTACTGCGCTTGCAAAGCAGCAGTACTGAATCTTGCTAAAAATTTATCTAAAGCTTATGCAAAAGATGGCGTGTTGGTAAATGCAGTTTCTCCTGCCTATATTGCCACCCCAATGACTGACGCAATGATGGAAAAGCGCTCAAAACAATTGGGTGTAAGTTTTGATCAGGCAATTGACAGTTTTCTTGATGAACAGCGCCCTCACATCGAACTTAAACGACGTGGCAAAGCAGAAGAAGTTGCGGCTGTGATTGCATTCCTTTGCTCTGAGCAATCAAGCTTTGTGGTTGGTTCTAATTATCGGGTAGATGGTGGCTCGGTTGCAAGTTTGTGA
- a CDS encoding VOC family protein: MNTPTHINVQVQRIRAIGLTVTNCDRSLNFYQEALDFKLVSDITVEGHKYSDLEDVTGTKVRIVSLRLGDEFIELIEYLNIQGKPIPSDSQSNDLWFQHLAIVVSDMDRAYAHLRSFPIEPISVAPQTILPDNEASGGVRAFKFKDPDGHDLELIWFPPDKGKKKWHQNSHSLFLGIDHSAIAVSNTEQSLHFYCDLLGMQIDSHSLNWRATQTRLDNLPGAKVRITGLQPVEDGVGIELLDYILPGKGRPIPSDWKSCDIASVQIELIANDIEQLIDKLRQNQIPIVDNSFSKKQGYLIKDPDKHTILLIAE, translated from the coding sequence ATGAATACACCTACTCATATCAACGTACAGGTGCAAAGAATTCGAGCTATTGGATTAACAGTGACAAACTGCGATCGCTCTTTAAATTTCTATCAAGAAGCACTGGATTTTAAACTAGTTTCTGATATTACTGTTGAAGGGCACAAGTACAGCGATTTAGAAGATGTAACTGGGACAAAAGTTCGCATTGTTAGCTTACGACTTGGAGATGAATTTATCGAGTTGATAGAGTATCTCAATATTCAGGGTAAGCCGATTCCCAGCGATTCACAAAGTAATGACCTGTGGTTTCAACATCTGGCGATTGTTGTAAGTGATATGGATCGCGCTTATGCTCACTTGCGTTCATTTCCCATTGAACCAATTTCAGTTGCTCCCCAGACAATACTACCTGATAATGAAGCATCTGGTGGTGTCCGTGCTTTCAAGTTTAAAGATCCTGATGGCCATGATTTAGAGTTAATTTGGTTTCCGCCTGATAAAGGTAAAAAGAAATGGCATCAAAACAGTCATAGCTTGTTTTTGGGAATCGATCATAGTGCGATCGCAGTTTCTAACACTGAGCAAAGTCTACACTTTTACTGCGACCTTCTGGGAATGCAAATTGATAGCCACAGCCTTAACTGGCGTGCAACTCAAACTCGCTTGGATAACTTACCAGGAGCCAAAGTGAGAATTACAGGACTGCAACCAGTTGAAGATGGTGTAGGAATTGAACTGTTAGACTACATTTTGCCTGGAAAGGGCCGTCCGATACCAAGTGACTGGAAAAGTTGCGATATTGCAAGTGTGCAAATTGAGCTTATTGCCAATGATATTGAGCAGCTAATAGATAAGCTACGGCAAAATCAGATACCGATTGTAGATAACTCTTTTTCTAAGAAGCAAGGTTATTTAATAAAAGATCCTGACAAACACACCATTCTACTCATTGCAGAATGA